Proteins encoded by one window of Cloeon dipterum chromosome 2, ieCloDipt1.1, whole genome shotgun sequence:
- the LOC135938160 gene encoding uncharacterized protein LOC135938160 — translation MVEQSADKINDLHLRLIVPQEGERRRSLKKMKPEKVDVHLSMSKNPNTGQNTITIGSMVNKKWTDMSLCRETEWWNRLHYVPERYRTRPEEAKISCRSFQDELINRSYLKNLAHRPPRQEKQADDRPTFHPEINRRSIRYSGESSWWERLSRPSWIQADLLRERFRDKCKSDGGSSLNLSSLLDSTLDHLSEDSIENSLDVEAAPEESELDLGYRAFAEGIQQRKQSTAREEKIAENDTEELLKSSISDEPDAVETDELENAILETSADDNVSGEKEKFAEDEDAETQKENDAGVPNDLEQSEQGLDDAENEAES, via the exons ATGGTAGAGCAGAGTGCTGATAAAATCAACGACCTGCACTTGCGTCTTATCGTGCCTCAAGAAGGAGAAAGACGCCGATCACTGAAGAAGATGAAGCCGGAAAAAGTGGACGTGCATCTGTCAATGTCGAAGAATCCCAACACCGGGCAAAACACGATTACTATTGGCTCAATGGTGAACAAAAAATGGACCGACATGAGCCTTTGCCGAGAGACAGAGTGGTGGAACCGGCTTCACTACGTACCCGAGCGATATCGCACACGACCCGAAGAGGCAAAAATTAGCTGTCGCAGCTTCCAGGATGAACTGATCAATAGGAG ctacttgaaaaatttggcTCATCGCCCTCCCCGTCAAGAGAAGCAGGCCGACGACAGACCCACTTTCCATCCGGAGATCAACAGGAGGAGCATAAGATACAGCGGCGAGAGTTCCTGGTGGGAAAGACTGAGCCGACCCTCTTGGATTCAGGCCGATCTGCTGCGGGAGCGCTTTAGAGACAAGTGTAAATCGGACGGCGGCTCGTCGCTGAACCTGAGCTCCCTCTTGGATTCAACTTTGGATCATCTATCTGAGGATTCGATTGAGAATTCTCTTGACGTTGAGGCTGCTCCCGAGGAGAGCGAATTGGACCTTGGATATCGTGCGTTTGCGGAGGGAATACAGCAACGAAAGCAGTCGACAgccagagaggaaaaaatcgcAGAAAATGATACAGAAGAACTTTTG aaaaGCTCCATTTCGGACGAGCCTGACGCTGTTGAGACCGATGAGCTGGAAAATGCCATTCTTGAGACTTCTGCTGATGATAATGTGTCTggagaaaaggaaaagtttgCCGAGGATGAAGATGCGGAAACTCAGAAAGAAAATGATGCTGGTGTTCCCAACGATTTGGAACAATCCGAGCAGGGCCTTGATGATGCTGAAAACGAAGCGGAAAGTTGA